From Pempheris klunzingeri isolate RE-2024b chromosome 18, fPemKlu1.hap1, whole genome shotgun sequence, a single genomic window includes:
- the rad51 gene encoding DNA repair protein RAD51 homolog 1, translating to MAMRSEARAEAEAEEEESFGPQPLSRLEQCGISASDIKKLEDAGFHTIEAVAYAPKKELLNIKGISEAKADKILAEAAKLVPMGFTTATEFHQRRAEIIQVSTGSKELDKLLQGGIETGSITEMFGEFRTGKTQLCHTLAVTCQLPIDQGGGEGKAMYIDTEGTFRPERLLAVAERYGLVGSDVLDNVAYARAFNTDHQTQLLYQASAMMAESRYALLIVDSATALYRTDYSGRGELSARQGHLGRFLRMLLRLADEFGVAVVITNQVVAQVDGAAMFSADPKKPIGGNILAHASTTRLYLRKGRGETRICKIYDSPCLPEAEAMFAINADGVGDAKD from the exons ATGGCTATGAGGAGCGAGGCCCGGGCGGAGGccgaggcggaggaggaggagagcttcGGCCCGCAGCCTCTGTCCAGGCTGGAG CAATGTGGAATCAGTGCCAGTGACATCAAGAAGCTGGAGGACGCAGGGTTCCACACCATTGAGGCGGTGGCCTACGCACCCAAGAAGGAGCTGCTGAACATCAAGGGCATCAGTGAAGCCAAAGCTGACAAAATTCTT GCTGAAGCTGCCAAGCTTGTGCCCATGGGTTTCACCACGGCCACTGAGTTCCaccagaggagagcagagatcATCCAGGTCTCTACAGGCTCCAAGGAGCTCGACAAACTCCTGCAGG GTGGGATTGAGACGGGCTCCATCACGGAGATGTTTGGCGAGTTTCGCACAGGGAAGACCCAGCTGTGCCACACGCTGGCCGTCACCTGTCAG CTGCCCATTGATCAGGGGGGTGGAGAAGGCAAAGCCATGTACATTGACACAGAGGGGACCTTCAGACCAGAGAGGCTCCTCGCCGTCGCTGAGAG GTACGGGCTGGTTGGCAGTGACGTTCTGGACAATGTAGCCTACGCCAGAGCCTTCAACACGGACCATCAAACCCAGCTGCTGTACCAGGCCTCCGCCATGATGGCCGAGTCCAG gtatGCTCTGCTGATAGTGGACAGTGCCACAGCTCTGTACAGAACCGACTACTCGGGCAGAGGTGAGCTGTCTGCTAGACAGGGACACCTGGGACGCTTCCTCCGCATGCTGCTCAGGCTGGCAGACGAG TTTGGCGTTGCCGTGGTGATAACCAATCAGGTGGTAGCACAGGTGGACGGTGCAGCCATGTTTTCTGCAGATCCCAAGAAACCAATTGGAGGCAACATTCTGGCTCACGCCTCCACCACACG TCTGTATCTGAggaaaggcagaggagagaCGAGGATCTGTAAAATCTACGACTCGCCGTGTCTGCCGGAGGCCGAGGCCATGTTTGCCATTAATGCTGACGGAGTGGGTGACGCCAAGGACTGA
- the rmdn3 gene encoding regulator of microtubule dynamics protein 3, which translates to MNTPLGRNGLIGLAVGATAGLGLIAFIIYREVSKRKSQRLGLEVMPAPRLFDGADGASLLLETLDAQEAEAQQQALAAVEAVVQGLSPEQQLELRNQLDQVLSCVSSLRSEVAELRGGLQDIALQIIQDVKKGVEDSQRVRRRRHVNRERTDSTSSSSIYFTASQGMTSTNEETSEGGYSTAYAESDYTDRDTDREEGEQEPEQESEEEEDRSCATVLTLRQEDSQEEEVEERGLDEEEEEEEDDDDDRSLQLVAEVPSGELALLLAQSDILHTGDASLKAEGFRLLLDNRAEYGDNREFLWRLARAYSDMYESTEDKEEKKTYAQQGREEAELALKKNGLSAECHKWFAVLTGQTSQHESMHGKLKSSHILKEHLDRAIALRDDEPMCFYLLGRWCYEVATLDWLEKKAAAALYQSPPTSTLHDALENFLKAEELSPGFSKTVRLFIAKCHKELGNLSEATNWTELALKMPTNTDNDEETSKLEAQLQVLTDRKI; encoded by the exons ATGAACACACCGCTTGGGAGGAACGGGTTAATTGGGCTGGCTGTCGGAGCTACCGCCGGCTTGGGCTTGATTGCCTTCATAATTTACAGAGAGGTCAGTAAGAGAAAATCCCagaggctggggctggaggtCATGCCGGCCCCCCGGCTGTTCGACGGGGCGGATGGAGCATCGCTGCTGCTGGAGACGCTGGACGCCCAGG AGGCGGAGGCCCAGCAGCAGGCCCTGGCAGCAGTGGAGGCGGTGGTGCAGGGCCTGTCgcctgagcagcagctggagcttAGGAACCAGCTGGACCAGGTGCTGAGCTGTGTGTCCTCGCTGCGTTCAGAGGTGGCTGAGCTGAGGGGCGGCCTGCAGGACATCGCTCTGCAGATCATTCAGGACGTCAA AAAGGGAGTGGAGGACAGTCAGCGGGTGCGTCGGCGTCGCCATGTCAACAGGGAACGCACTGACTCGACCAGCTCCAGTTCCATCTACTTCACTGCCAGCCAGGGTATGACCAGCACGAACGAAGAGACCAGCGAAGGAGG GTACTCGACAGCCTATGCCGAGTCCGACTACACAGATcgggacacagacagagaggaaggtgaGCAAGAGCCCGAACAGGagtctgaggaagaggaggacaggagctgTGCCACTGTCCTCACGCTCCGGCAGGAAGACTCCCAggaagaagaggtggaggagagaggactagatgaggaggaggaggaggaggaggatgatgatgatgacaggaGCCTGCAGCTGGTGGCTGAAGTTCCCAGTGGGGAGCTGGCTCTTCTCCTGGCTCAGAGTGACATCCTCCACACGGGAGATGCCAGTTTAAAGGCAGAAGGATTTCGCCTGCTGCTGGACAATAGAGCAGAG TATGGAGACAACAGGGAGTTTCTATGGCGACTGGCTCGGGCTTACAGCGATATGTATGAGTCCACTgaggacaaagaggagaaaaagacatACGCACAGCAAG GTCGAGAGGAGGCAGAGTTGGCCCTGAAGAAGAATGGCCTGAGTGCGGAGTGTCACAAATG GTTTGCTGTGCTGACAGGACAGACGTCCCAGCACGAGAGCATGCACGGCAAGCTGAAGAGCAGCCACATATTAAAG GAGCATCTGGACCGTGCCATTGCCCTCAGAGATGATGAGCCCATGTGTTTCTACCTGCTGGGCAGATGGTGCTATGAG GTAGCCACTCTGGACTGGTTGGAGAAGAAGGCAGCTGCTGCCCTCTACCAGAGCCCACCCACCTCCACCCTGCATGACGCCCTCGAGAATTTCCTCAAG GCAGAGGAACTCAGTCCAGGTTTCTCCAAGACAGTGAGGCTCTTCATCGCAAAG TGTCACAAGGAGCTGGGAAACCTCTCTGAGGCCACAAACTGGACTGAGCTCGCTCTGAAGATGCCCACAAACACTGATAAT GATGAAGAAACATCAAAACTGGAGGCTCAACTTCAAGTCTTAACCGACAGAAAAATCTga